One Candidatus Zixiibacteriota bacterium genomic window carries:
- a CDS encoding tetratricopeptide repeat protein — MSKRRKKSRTESGAKRQGAAIRLSANAESRTWWLEALAADPNDPRALAFQYLDSKLLPEAEAAAIRALDLHPGNPDCYYVRCAVAVQLGEYRQAIDSGRRCLELLELPSAATPVQSALTDSPNLRARLYALLGIANEQTGAADSAITHFERAISIQPHNQSAYLGLAWLYRRQNRIPEAEKVVARGSKQCPEATELGMLSAILKPHATVSACMIVKNEEDQLPHCLDSIRDWVDEIVIVDTGSSDKTVEIATSYGARVFHQPWEGDFSKHRNHSLDQATGDWIFIIDADEQFCADDRPKVRAALDSDDVDIISINVFNVYGSDEATTTFLPSIRLFRRRLGLRYEGIVHNTLLLPPNASVARVSARLKHYGYDLSPDKMKQKFERSRALLESQLAADPDNPFALFNYAQLLRGAGENSLELHAPKILESAGRAVSLTNPDDPSQRHIHLMCLDQLGWVNMYLKKYDDAVQYAGRALSLKPDYLDPLLLLGHVYARMQNYDQATQWYTKYLKLQSEYDSSLETENIILMHIDSRAQALYGLAVIAELTNHPDQARELYEQTLAVKSGHLEANANLGRLLLGDGDLAEAKNCFLRQLRTTPDSIDALLGLGYISMQEHAFSDAERYFHQILEIDDHQVMALIRLGQISLRSGSADVARAYFNRASQADPARTVEIAESYSRAGFYREAISYYERPLGRDSGSSENFNDLGNCYFRLGEFDEAERYYRRATETVPVAPSAYRNYGLVLARQGRRSAAVEPFERYLKAGSEDVEIRRLVADFHRADGDPARALPHLEAILKVEALDTDALLALADCYLQMGHKDAAILGYEQVLRFHPGHPAAARRLQELQDPAPTL, encoded by the coding sequence ATGAGTAAACGAAGAAAAAAATCACGCACCGAATCGGGAGCAAAACGCCAGGGAGCAGCAATCCGGTTGTCGGCGAACGCCGAATCTCGGACATGGTGGCTTGAGGCATTGGCCGCCGATCCAAACGATCCACGAGCGCTGGCGTTTCAATACCTCGATTCAAAGCTCCTGCCCGAAGCCGAGGCCGCAGCTATTCGTGCGCTCGACCTGCATCCCGGAAACCCAGATTGTTATTACGTCAGATGCGCCGTGGCCGTGCAATTGGGCGAGTATCGTCAGGCTATTGACTCGGGACGACGCTGTTTGGAACTGTTGGAATTACCGAGCGCTGCGACCCCGGTGCAATCAGCACTGACGGATAGTCCCAATCTGCGGGCGCGCTTGTACGCGTTACTTGGAATTGCCAATGAGCAAACCGGCGCTGCCGACAGTGCTATCACGCATTTCGAGCGTGCCATCAGCATTCAGCCACACAACCAGTCGGCCTATCTTGGCCTGGCTTGGCTCTACCGGCGGCAGAACAGGATCCCGGAGGCAGAAAAGGTTGTAGCTCGCGGATCAAAACAGTGTCCCGAAGCAACTGAGCTCGGGATGCTGTCGGCGATTCTGAAGCCACATGCGACGGTATCTGCCTGCATGATCGTGAAAAACGAAGAAGATCAACTGCCCCACTGCCTTGATTCGATTCGTGATTGGGTGGACGAAATTGTCATTGTGGACACCGGTTCCTCAGACAAAACCGTGGAAATTGCGACCTCCTACGGTGCCCGGGTTTTTCACCAGCCCTGGGAAGGAGACTTCTCCAAGCACCGCAATCACTCACTTGACCAGGCCACCGGGGATTGGATCTTCATCATCGATGCCGACGAACAGTTCTGCGCGGATGACCGGCCTAAGGTGAGAGCCGCGCTCGACTCGGACGATGTTGATATCATCTCCATCAACGTGTTTAACGTGTACGGCAGCGATGAAGCCACCACCACGTTTCTGCCGTCGATCCGTCTCTTTCGCCGTCGACTTGGACTTCGTTACGAGGGAATTGTCCACAATACGCTGTTGCTTCCGCCCAATGCGTCGGTCGCCCGTGTTTCGGCGCGCCTTAAGCACTACGGCTACGACCTTTCACCCGATAAGATGAAACAGAAATTCGAGCGGTCGCGCGCCTTGTTGGAGTCGCAGTTGGCCGCCGATCCGGACAATCCGTTCGCGCTCTTCAATTATGCCCAGCTTCTGCGGGGGGCCGGGGAGAATTCGCTTGAACTCCATGCTCCGAAGATACTCGAATCGGCAGGCCGGGCGGTTTCACTCACGAACCCCGATGACCCATCGCAACGGCACATTCATTTGATGTGCCTTGACCAACTTGGCTGGGTGAACATGTACTTGAAGAAGTACGACGATGCCGTGCAGTACGCAGGTCGCGCGCTTTCACTCAAGCCGGATTATCTCGATCCGCTGCTATTACTGGGACATGTTTATGCCCGAATGCAGAACTATGATCAGGCCACACAATGGTATACCAAGTATCTCAAGCTGCAATCGGAATATGACAGTTCACTGGAGACCGAGAACATCATCCTGATGCATATCGACAGCCGTGCCCAGGCGCTCTATGGCCTGGCGGTGATCGCCGAGCTTACCAACCACCCGGATCAGGCGCGAGAACTTTATGAGCAGACGCTGGCCGTCAAGTCCGGGCATCTTGAGGCCAACGCCAATCTGGGGAGGCTCCTGCTGGGTGATGGGGACCTGGCCGAGGCGAAGAACTGCTTCCTGCGCCAGTTGCGGACAACTCCGGATTCCATAGACGCACTCCTCGGCCTTGGCTACATTTCCATGCAGGAGCATGCGTTTTCCGATGCCGAGAGGTATTTTCACCAGATACTGGAGATCGACGATCACCAGGTCATGGCGCTGATACGGCTGGGACAGATTTCACTTCGATCGGGGAGTGCGGATGTTGCGCGCGCATATTTCAACCGAGCAAGCCAAGCCGATCCGGCAAGAACCGTCGAAATCGCTGAATCGTACTCACGCGCCGGGTTTTATCGCGAAGCCATCTCATATTACGAGCGCCCCCTTGGGAGGGACAGCGGCTCGTCGGAGAACTTCAACGACCTCGGGAATTGCTATTTCAGGCTTGGAGAATTCGATGAGGCCGAACGGTACTACCGTCGAGCCACAGAGACTGTTCCGGTCGCACCCTCGGCCTATCGCAACTACGGACTCGTGCTGGCTCGTCAGGGCCGCCGCAGTGCGGCAGTCGAACCGTTCGAGCGGTACCTCAAAGCCGGCTCGGAAGATGTCGAAATCCGGCGCTTGGTGGCCGATTTTCATCGAGCCGACGGAGATCCGGCGCGAGCGCTCCCACACCTTGAGGCCATTCTCAAGGTCGAGGCTCTGGACACCGATGCTTTGCTGGCCCTCGCCGACTGCTATCTTCAAATGGGACATAAAGATGCGGCGATCCTCGGATATGAGCAAGTTCTCCGGTTCCACCCTGGCCATCCCGCAGCGGCTAGGCGGCTTCAGGAACTTCAAGACCCCGCTCCAACCCTTTGA
- a CDS encoding tetratricopeptide repeat protein, translating into MPVLSNIDITQSRLPATSTDLVELTKLANEALARNDNTVAFEFLEQITARPEASVRSCVAAGILAAERREFDQSRTYFNQALAKSPLDFDARYNLALIELMSGSPDQAEEHIRTLLKNNPDHHELLSDLGVILMTQGRTGRALGYFRRALRADPNLSKPRDAALEFYLDNNLLVEAGRFLDWNETLHNVSAASRTEIARWRERLLEHDRPTSTGTPANAVVDVPIRAFSQRLTGRKLAFFASHQTFIKDIMAGVGQHNLVRLFRSGSADDMKQLLRWADLAWFEWCDELVIQATKWSRRCPVICRLHSYEAFTDMPSRVDWSKIDRLLFVSEAVRRLVEPQLRGRVKTHVITNGVDLDRFRIPARKRYGKRIASVGYINYKKNTPLLLYCFKKIHEYDPAYTLHIAGEHQDPRMQLYIDNFLRRHPLPVRFDGWVTDMPAWYANKDFVISTSLFESFHYSIAEGMACGLMPLIHDWYGADMVYPSEYLFGDPDDCLKLLQTLEQEDRASRAEANRVFVCKQYDQRRKQEEIESLLCEVLMAGTDEGRRAETLTYE; encoded by the coding sequence ATGCCCGTTCTGTCCAACATCGACATCACTCAATCTCGCCTGCCAGCAACTTCGACCGATCTCGTCGAGTTAACCAAGTTAGCAAATGAGGCCCTGGCGCGGAATGACAACACTGTCGCGTTTGAATTTCTGGAGCAGATAACAGCCAGGCCCGAAGCGTCGGTTCGCTCGTGTGTCGCAGCCGGCATCCTTGCGGCAGAAAGACGCGAGTTCGACCAGAGCCGAACCTATTTCAACCAAGCGCTCGCCAAATCACCACTGGATTTCGATGCCCGCTACAATCTTGCCTTGATCGAGCTGATGTCTGGGTCGCCTGATCAGGCTGAGGAGCATATTCGGACACTCTTGAAAAACAACCCAGACCACCATGAGCTTTTGAGCGATCTCGGGGTCATTCTCATGACACAGGGTCGTACCGGGCGCGCCCTCGGTTATTTTCGCCGAGCGCTGCGGGCAGATCCCAACTTGAGCAAGCCACGCGATGCCGCACTCGAATTCTACCTGGATAACAATCTGCTCGTGGAAGCAGGGCGGTTCCTTGATTGGAACGAGACGTTACACAATGTCTCTGCCGCCTCGCGGACGGAGATCGCTCGATGGCGAGAAAGACTGCTGGAGCATGACCGGCCGACTTCAACCGGCACCCCTGCCAACGCCGTTGTCGATGTGCCAATTCGCGCTTTCAGCCAAAGGTTGACCGGTCGCAAGCTGGCCTTTTTTGCGTCACATCAGACATTCATCAAGGACATCATGGCCGGAGTGGGTCAGCACAACCTGGTACGATTGTTCAGATCCGGCAGTGCCGACGACATGAAGCAGCTTCTGCGCTGGGCGGATCTGGCCTGGTTTGAATGGTGCGACGAACTTGTCATACAAGCCACGAAATGGTCCAGAAGATGTCCGGTCATCTGTCGCCTTCACAGCTACGAAGCATTCACCGATATGCCGTCGCGGGTTGATTGGAGCAAGATCGACCGGCTCCTGTTTGTCAGTGAAGCGGTGCGACGCCTGGTCGAGCCGCAACTCCGTGGGCGCGTTAAAACGCATGTGATAACCAACGGCGTCGACCTGGACAGATTCCGGATTCCCGCACGGAAGAGATACGGCAAAAGAATCGCGTCGGTCGGCTATATCAACTACAAGAAAAACACGCCGCTCCTCTTGTATTGCTTCAAGAAGATCCATGAATATGATCCTGCCTACACTTTGCACATCGCCGGCGAGCACCAGGATCCCCGCATGCAACTGTACATAGACAACTTCCTGAGGCGTCACCCGCTGCCGGTTCGTTTCGACGGTTGGGTTACCGACATGCCTGCCTGGTATGCCAACAAAGATTTTGTCATCTCGACCTCGCTCTTCGAGTCGTTTCACTACTCCATCGCCGAAGGAATGGCGTGCGGTCTCATGCCGCTCATCCATGATTGGTACGGGGCAGATATGGTGTATCCCTCGGAGTATCTGTTTGGCGACCCGGATGACTGTTTGAAACTGCTTCAGACTTTGGAGCAGGAAGACAGGGCATCAAGGGCGGAGGCCAATAGAGTCTTTGTTTGCAAACAGTACGACCAGCGACGCAAACAAGAAGAGATCGAATCTTTGTTGTGCGAAGTTCTCATGGCCGGCACGGACGAAGGGCGTCGGGCTGAAACGTTGACATATGAGTAA
- a CDS encoding flagellar assembly protein FliW — protein sequence MTINTHRFGPVQIPDDKVIYMERPILGFEHLTTFCLVERDDMSPMMWLQSMEDPAVAFLVVNPRCIYPDYRIEVNPNEIAELRVAKVASVETYVIITMTDDPRQTSVNLQGPVLINTENNLAKQLVLVNSEYTVRHLLFAEPVAERQTERRHKLVTV from the coding sequence ATGACCATCAATACCCACCGTTTCGGACCGGTGCAGATTCCGGATGACAAAGTCATATATATGGAACGCCCCATCCTTGGGTTTGAGCACCTTACCACTTTCTGTCTGGTCGAGCGTGACGACATGTCCCCAATGATGTGGCTGCAGTCGATGGAGGACCCGGCGGTGGCGTTCCTGGTGGTCAATCCGCGCTGCATTTATCCCGACTACCGGATAGAGGTGAATCCCAATGAGATCGCCGAACTTAGGGTGGCCAAAGTGGCGTCGGTCGAAACGTACGTCATCATTACGATGACCGACGATCCCCGCCAGACTTCGGTGAATCTGCAGGGACCGGTCCTGATCAACACGGAAAACAACCTGGCCAAGCAACTGGTGCTGGTCAATTCGGAATACACGGTGCGCCACCTGCTGTTCGCTGAACCTGTGGCTGAACGCCAGACCGAACGGCGTCACAAACTGGTCACCGTATAG
- the flgL gene encoding flagellar hook-associated protein FlgL, which yields MALRVTNEMISGRVVFNLQRSIRRYLNLQTNMSTGRRINLPSDDPLGAVRDLNYRAELARIEQYQKNISQGQNWQATYESALNEAKDLVSTAKEIAIAMANGHYDDIARQSSANEVQLLFDQLIQLSGTELEGRQVFSGFRTKTEPLALYANGVAYRGDTGKFEFEIEPGSRTIVNLDGAELFLRQFGPLGEDADLNVGVTSSTLLADLNGGAGISQVPGTFTITDRNLNITSTIDLSGATTLGDALAAINAQLAADGITNLTATLGAEGNNILLDSTPNGLISTSTQLSKLNSGNGVDLNPGNIRVSNGAGVDVIVDLSGSLTVDDIITKFNTQLAANGVANVTMSINGTQTGLAITDTNGVPLNLTISETSDQEQTAAMLGIAGQVGAAMTGAALNPAVFFSVADTTGTTAADLTIQGEFSADFSGGDLNPRLTSDALLTSFRNGSGVDRSSFVMWQGGSNATIDLSSPSLVTVQDLIDAINASGLTVTASINAAGTGIQINNDDPNKSFTIEDVGAGRAAKDMGLFGSSDTMGTMLVLLNALKRDDQEGTGMLLGNLDNSIQHVLNQRAIVGARAQKLEATDNRLSDMFEGFTKLLSEVEDADLTTLVTDLATYENNYKAALNASALIVQPSLLDFLR from the coding sequence ATGGCATTGCGAGTAACCAACGAGATGATCTCTGGCCGCGTGGTGTTCAATTTGCAGCGGTCGATCCGCCGTTATCTCAATCTGCAAACCAACATGTCCACCGGCCGCCGAATCAATTTGCCGTCGGATGACCCGCTGGGAGCGGTCCGCGATCTCAACTATCGCGCGGAACTGGCTCGGATCGAGCAGTACCAGAAGAACATCTCACAGGGACAAAACTGGCAGGCCACCTACGAGTCGGCGCTGAACGAAGCCAAGGACCTCGTCTCCACCGCCAAAGAGATCGCAATCGCCATGGCAAACGGCCATTACGATGATATCGCTCGGCAGTCCTCGGCCAATGAGGTCCAGTTGCTGTTCGATCAACTGATCCAACTGTCGGGCACGGAACTGGAAGGTCGGCAGGTATTCAGCGGTTTTAGAACGAAAACCGAGCCGCTGGCGCTCTATGCCAACGGTGTGGCATACCGCGGTGATACCGGCAAGTTCGAATTCGAGATCGAACCGGGCAGCCGGACAATCGTCAATCTGGACGGCGCCGAACTGTTTTTGCGTCAATTCGGGCCGCTCGGCGAAGATGCGGATCTGAATGTCGGGGTAACATCGTCGACGCTCCTTGCCGACTTGAATGGCGGCGCCGGCATCAGTCAGGTGCCGGGGACGTTCACCATCACCGACAGAAACCTGAATATCACTTCCACTATCGATTTAAGCGGTGCGACCACCCTCGGGGATGCCCTCGCCGCGATCAACGCGCAGTTGGCCGCTGACGGTATCACCAATCTGACGGCGACGCTCGGCGCCGAAGGGAACAATATCCTACTGGATTCAACGCCGAACGGGCTTATCTCAACCAGCACGCAATTGTCAAAACTCAACAGCGGCAATGGGGTCGATCTGAATCCCGGGAATATCCGCGTCAGCAACGGGGCTGGAGTGGACGTTATTGTCGATCTGTCCGGTTCGCTCACGGTTGATGACATCATAACCAAATTCAACACGCAGTTAGCGGCGAACGGTGTGGCGAATGTCACCATGTCGATCAATGGAACACAGACCGGGTTGGCGATCACCGACACGAATGGTGTGCCGCTGAATCTGACCATCTCGGAAACCTCGGATCAGGAACAGACCGCGGCCATGCTTGGCATTGCAGGTCAGGTGGGGGCAGCCATGACCGGCGCGGCGCTCAACCCGGCAGTGTTCTTCTCCGTGGCTGATACTACCGGTACGACTGCTGCTGACCTGACGATTCAGGGTGAGTTCTCGGCCGATTTCTCGGGCGGCGACCTTAATCCCAGGCTCACGTCGGATGCCCTCCTTACCAGTTTCCGCAATGGTTCCGGAGTGGACCGTTCCAGTTTCGTGATGTGGCAAGGGGGCTCTAACGCGACTATAGATTTGTCCAGCCCGTCGCTTGTCACGGTTCAGGACCTGATTGATGCTATCAATGCGTCCGGCCTGACCGTTACGGCGTCGATCAACGCCGCCGGCACCGGTATCCAGATCAACAACGATGATCCCAACAAGAGCTTCACCATCGAAGACGTCGGCGCCGGACGGGCGGCAAAGGACATGGGCTTGTTCGGTTCGAGCGATACGATGGGGACAATGCTTGTGCTGCTCAATGCTCTCAAGCGCGACGATCAGGAAGGAACCGGCATGCTGCTTGGGAATCTGGACAATTCTATTCAACACGTACTGAACCAGCGAGCCATCGTGGGAGCCCGGGCCCAGAAGCTCGAAGCTACTGATAACCGACTTTCCGACATGTTCGAGGGGTTCACCAAGCTGCTCTCGGAGGTCGAGGATGCGGACCTTACGACACTGGTAACCGACCTGGCCACATATGAAAACAACTATAAGGCTGCCTTGAATGCGTCGGCACTCATTGTGCAGCCAAGCCTCCTGGACTTCCTGAGGTGA
- the flgK gene encoding flagellar hook-associated protein FlgK produces MPGLFQGLELGKRALLAHQFSLQTAGHNIANVNTPGYSRQRVSISTTMPENLTFGSVGTGMKADNVRQVRDLFLTAQYREAQKSLGQWSYKYSTLSQIEAAVNEPQDNAVGDLLNGFWDAWSDLSTNADSSSNRSNVVAQANKLVDGIHQLANQLESLRQSIDSDLTNFTNEVNRLTAEIANLNQQIKTAELGGNSANDLRDQRDLLTDQLSQIIDVRTREKANGETMVYMGAMVLVDGSDSFDIGVNAVSEDGQFSHQFVWAGTDVELQNYNGQLSGLLESRDVVIPRYIEQLNELTRTLVEEVNALHVAGYAQDGSTGVAFFDPNFTDAATIRVNNLIQLDPTRVVASQGQDGDNLIALALSELRNKRTMNSNTTSINEYYNSLVGNLGIETHESKSFSENFELLVQQIENQRQAVQGVSLDEEMTNLIKYQHAYDAAARVITTMDEALDVVINGMGIVGRS; encoded by the coding sequence ATGCCGGGGCTGTTCCAGGGATTGGAATTGGGGAAACGGGCGCTTCTGGCGCACCAGTTTTCACTACAGACGGCAGGACATAACATCGCCAATGTGAACACGCCCGGCTACAGCCGTCAGCGTGTTTCTATATCGACGACCATGCCGGAGAATCTGACTTTCGGTTCGGTCGGTACTGGTATGAAAGCCGACAATGTCCGGCAGGTGCGGGACCTGTTCCTGACCGCTCAGTATCGCGAGGCGCAGAAGTCGCTGGGCCAATGGTCGTACAAATACAGCACCCTCTCACAGATCGAGGCTGCCGTCAATGAACCGCAGGATAACGCCGTCGGGGATCTGCTAAACGGATTCTGGGATGCCTGGTCGGATCTGTCTACCAACGCCGACTCATCCAGTAACCGGTCCAATGTCGTGGCCCAGGCCAACAAGCTGGTCGACGGTATCCATCAACTGGCCAACCAACTTGAGAGTCTTCGCCAATCGATCGACAGCGATCTGACGAATTTCACTAACGAAGTTAACCGCCTGACGGCCGAGATCGCCAATCTGAACCAGCAGATCAAGACCGCGGAATTAGGCGGGAATTCGGCCAACGACCTGCGCGACCAAAGGGACCTGCTAACCGATCAGCTGTCACAAATCATCGACGTGCGTACGCGCGAAAAGGCGAACGGCGAGACGATGGTCTACATGGGAGCGATGGTGCTCGTGGACGGCTCCGATTCGTTCGATATCGGCGTCAATGCCGTCAGCGAAGACGGCCAGTTCAGTCACCAGTTTGTCTGGGCTGGAACCGATGTCGAATTGCAGAATTACAACGGCCAACTGAGCGGGCTGCTCGAATCACGCGACGTGGTCATCCCGCGGTATATCGAACAACTGAATGAACTCACGCGGACGCTGGTCGAAGAGGTGAATGCGCTTCATGTCGCCGGCTATGCACAGGATGGCTCCACGGGCGTGGCGTTTTTCGATCCGAATTTCACCGATGCCGCCACCATCCGGGTGAACAACCTGATCCAGCTCGATCCCACCAGAGTGGTGGCATCGCAGGGACAGGACGGGGACAACCTGATCGCGCTGGCACTCAGCGAGCTCCGCAACAAGCGAACGATGAACAGCAATACGACCTCGATAAATGAGTATTACAACAGCCTGGTAGGGAATCTGGGCATCGAGACGCACGAGTCGAAGTCGTTTTCCGAGAATTTCGAACTGCTCGTGCAGCAGATCGAGAATCAACGACAAGCGGTGCAGGGGGTGTCGCTGGACGAAGAGATGACCAATCTCATCAAGTACCAGCACGCCTATGACGCCGCAGCACGGGTGATCACGACCATGGATGAGGCGCTCGATGTGGTCATCAACGGCATGGGCATAGTAGGACGATCGTAG
- a CDS encoding flagellar protein FlgN, with the protein MINQLIGIIGKEAALFESFLDLLQQQKQMLVTNDLEGLRVVTDKQREKLVESRLLNRQREELIAQIKAANSLDGDVTITRLLSLLDEGQANQLRTLRETIQNLNEQIIQTRNSNAMLVNRSREFISRIMIMLSQMHTADTGYGRGAETTDQPAAVAVDRRA; encoded by the coding sequence ATGATCAACCAATTGATCGGAATCATAGGCAAGGAAGCGGCCTTGTTTGAATCTTTTCTGGACCTGCTTCAACAGCAAAAGCAGATGCTCGTGACCAACGATCTGGAGGGATTGAGGGTTGTCACGGACAAGCAGCGTGAGAAGCTGGTGGAAAGCCGCCTGCTCAATCGTCAACGCGAGGAGTTGATAGCACAGATCAAGGCAGCCAACAGCCTTGACGGCGACGTCACGATCACTCGCCTGTTGTCGCTGCTGGACGAAGGGCAGGCCAATCAACTGCGCACGCTTCGCGAGACGATCCAGAATCTCAACGAGCAGATCATACAGACGCGCAACAGCAACGCCATGCTGGTCAACCGATCGCGGGAATTCATCAGCCGCATCATGATCATGCTGTCGCAGATGCACACCGCGGACACGGGATACGGCCGAGGCGCCGAAACCACCGACCAACCGGCGGCGGTTGCCGTCGACAGGAGGGCATGA
- a CDS encoding flagellar basal body P-ring protein FlgI produces the protein MVQGLYMRLATPAGFFFILFLLMLICTPVDAAQVRVKDICTFQDGRELDLVGYGLVIGLDGSGDGNGTQFTTQSLVNMMQRMGLTVDANKVKVKNIAAVIVTARLSSRMTDGAYFDVTVSSIGDASSLQGGTLLLTPLSGPDGVVYGVGQGAVSIGGFNVQVDETNRIVNNYTLVGRVPGGGKVTRVLTADEASKEVILSVHDPDVTTAQRIADQINIEYGTTAYAVDGGSVKLHVPDSLAAPGLRTKFLSDVGQLAIVPDANARVVINERTGTIVAGQNVMIEPVAIAHGTITVNIKSHPLVSQPEPFSQGQTVVTRESEITVDQEAARVVELDASVKLADVANALNKIGATPRDIVAIFQALKQAGALRCELVIM, from the coding sequence ATGGTACAGGGGTTGTACATGCGACTGGCCACACCGGCTGGATTCTTCTTTATCCTGTTCCTGCTGATGCTCATCTGCACGCCTGTGGATGCGGCTCAGGTGCGGGTGAAGGATATCTGTACATTTCAGGATGGCCGCGAACTTGACCTGGTCGGCTATGGGCTGGTGATCGGCCTCGACGGTTCCGGCGACGGCAACGGAACCCAGTTCACCACGCAGTCGCTGGTCAACATGATGCAGCGAATGGGGCTGACGGTTGATGCCAACAAAGTCAAAGTCAAGAACATCGCGGCTGTCATCGTGACCGCGCGGCTTTCGAGCCGGATGACGGACGGTGCCTATTTCGACGTCACGGTGTCGTCGATCGGCGATGCCAGTTCTCTTCAAGGGGGCACGCTGCTTCTGACGCCGCTATCCGGCCCCGACGGTGTCGTGTACGGTGTGGGGCAGGGAGCGGTGTCGATCGGTGGATTCAACGTTCAGGTCGACGAGACCAACCGGATCGTCAACAACTACACCCTGGTGGGGCGTGTGCCCGGGGGAGGCAAGGTAACAAGAGTCCTTACGGCTGACGAGGCGAGCAAGGAGGTCATTCTTTCGGTACATGATCCCGACGTGACGACGGCCCAGCGCATCGCCGACCAGATAAATATCGAATATGGTACCACGGCGTATGCTGTCGATGGCGGCAGTGTGAAGCTGCACGTGCCGGATTCGCTCGCTGCACCGGGCCTGAGAACCAAGTTTCTGTCGGATGTCGGGCAGTTGGCCATAGTTCCGGACGCCAACGCGCGGGTGGTTATCAACGAGCGCACTGGCACCATCGTGGCCGGGCAGAACGTAATGATCGAACCGGTAGCGATCGCCCACGGCACTATCACGGTCAATATCAAGTCGCACCCGCTAGTATCACAGCCGGAACCGTTCAGCCAGGGTCAGACAGTCGTGACGCGTGAATCGGAGATTACGGTCGATCAGGAAGCTGCACGGGTGGTAGAACTCGACGCGAGCGTCAAGTTGGCCGATGTGGCCAACGCTCTTAACAAAATCGGCGCCACGCCGCGAGATATCGTGGCAATTTTCCAGGCTCTTAAACAGGCCGGTGCCCTCCGTTGCGAGCTGGTAATCATGTAA
- a CDS encoding flagellar basal body L-ring protein FlgH, with translation MKASRILLFILILLLLPFAFKGKGQDFGQSQSLFSDIKAHKVGDVLTVLIYEQNQASNQVQTKTEKSNDASTKGGPGVGPLLRFIPAFSMDAESEVNFNGKGQNLRNGSLRARMSVTVVGVKDNGDLIIEGSRVLGISHDRETISLSGVVRTKDVSPDNTVNSYQIADAEIKYTGKGNVDTGTRPGWFARLVSWFF, from the coding sequence ATGAAAGCCAGCCGCATACTTCTGTTCATTCTGATACTGCTGCTTTTGCCGTTTGCGTTCAAGGGCAAGGGGCAGGATTTTGGACAGAGTCAGTCGCTATTTAGTGATATCAAAGCGCACAAAGTCGGTGACGTACTGACGGTGTTGATCTACGAACAGAATCAGGCCTCGAATCAAGTACAGACCAAAACTGAGAAGAGCAACGATGCCTCCACCAAGGGTGGCCCCGGTGTTGGGCCTCTCCTGAGATTCATTCCCGCTTTCAGCATGGATGCCGAATCCGAAGTGAATTTCAACGGCAAAGGGCAGAACCTGCGGAACGGCTCGCTTCGCGCCCGCATGTCGGTGACGGTGGTGGGAGTGAAGGACAACGGTGATCTGATTATCGAGGGATCGCGGGTGTTGGGAATCTCGCACGACCGCGAGACGATCAGCCTCAGCGGCGTCGTGCGCACCAAGGATGTAAGCCCGGATAATACCGTCAACTCATATCAAATAGCCGATGCCGAGATCAAATACACAGGCAAGGGAAATGTTGACACGGGGACTCGTCCGGGGTGGTTTGCCAGACTGGTAAGCTGGTTTTTCTAA